Genomic window (Marinitoga sp. 1197):
GGGCAATCTTCGAGTCTTCGTTTCATTTGAGACTTTTTAGACAGCCTATAATAAATAAGGGGATGATTTTATGAAAAAATTGTTCATAATTTTGTTAGTATTAATTTCTTTTGTTTTAACTGCATGTTTTGAAACATATTCAAATGATAAAATATCAAAAATAACATTTTATTTAACGGATTCACCAGATGAAAATATTTCAAAAGCAGAAATATTAGTAAAAGAAATAAAATTAACTTCAGATTCAACAACCATTTATTTACTTAATAATGAAACTATAGACTTTCTAACACTTGCTGGAAATTTAAAAAAATTAAAAGATATTTCAATTTATAAAGAAAGTTCGTTAAAAAATTCAAAGATAGAAATAACTCTAGATTCAACAATAGATATAGGAAATAAAGAAATTTCAGTAAACTCCACACAAATTTCTATTGATTTAGATACAACAGACGTCCTTTTTGGTAGGGAGTATAATATTATTATAGATCTTGATTTGGGCGTATCTCTTAATGGTAATATTGAATTCACACCTTTCTTTAGAACTTGGATGGTTTTAGATTCTAATGCAGCATATAAAGATATAGATGGATATGTATATGACAATAAAGATTCCAAAATAGGACAACAAAACAGAGTTGTAGCAATTATGGAAAAACAAGACTTAAATAAAATATTATTATATTCAACAATAACAGATAAAGATGGTTATTTCAAATTTAATAAAATAAAGTTGGATCCATTAAAAAATTTAGAAATAGGAGTTTTACAGTCTAACACTAATGTTGGTTCAGATGATAATCAAAATGTTGATGTCAGCTCTGTTTTAATTTCTGAAAGTTCAACTACGCTAAATTCTAATATAACAACAATAAATTTATATATTGGTGAATAAAAGGGGGTA
Coding sequences:
- a CDS encoding DUF4382 domain-containing protein, coding for MKKLFIILLVLISFVLTACFETYSNDKISKITFYLTDSPDENISKAEILVKEIKLTSDSTTIYLLNNETIDFLTLAGNLKKLKDISIYKESSLKNSKIEITLDSTIDIGNKEISVNSTQISIDLDTTDVLFGREYNIIIDLDLGVSLNGNIEFTPFFRTWMVLDSNAAYKDIDGYVYDNKDSKIGQQNRVVAIMEKQDLNKILLYSTITDKDGYFKFNKIKLDPLKNLEIGVLQSNTNVGSDDNQNVDVSSVLISESSTTLNSNITTINLYIGE